CGAACACCGACATGTTGCCCGCGTCGCCATAGGCCTCCACGGCCCGTGCTGCGATGCCGGCCGCGACCACGCCGCGGTCGGTCACCAGCAGCGGCCTAGCGACACCCAGCGCCGCGAGCTCGCCGGACAACGCAGACAGCGCGCCGTCCGCGAAAAGCGTGCGCGGAAGTTGGAGCGCGGCGAAGATGGGCGCCGTGCCGGCCGCGCTCATTGCTTGCCAATGCGCGCAAGGCGCATCAGTTTCAGGGCATTGCCCAGGTAGAGCTTCTCGCAGTCCTCGTCGCTCAGGCCCTGGTTCTCGATCGAGCGGATGCCCTCGCGGATGAACATCGGCCCGCCCTCCGGGTCGAACGGGCAGTCGGAGGCGAACACCACGTGGTCGACGCCGAAGAACTCGAGCCCGCAACGCAGCGCAGAGGACGAGCCGCCAAGCACCGTGTCGCCGTAGAACATCTTGAAGTAGTCGATCGGCGGCTTGGACAAGCGCTTGAGCACGTCGGCTTCGCTGCCGTCGGCGCTGCGACTGCCCAACTGGGCCCACAGCGATTCCGCACGCCCCGCGAAGTACGGCAGCATGCCGCCGCAGTGGTGCGTGATGACGCGCAGGTCCGGGAGCTTTTCCAACATACCCGAGAAGACCATGCGCGACATGGCGACCGAGGTCTCGAAGGGCCAACCGAGTACCTGCCAGATCTCGTACTTGGACCGTTCCTCGTCCTTGTAGTCCGACACCGTGCCGGGCCGGAACGGGTGCATCCACACCGGCAGCCGGTGCCGGTTGGCCATGGCCTCGAAGATCGGGAAGAACTCCGGATTGTCTAGCGGCCGGCCATTGACGTTGGTGACGACCTGCACGCCGCGGGCGCCCAGTTCGTTGATGGCGCGGTCCATTTCCTTCAGCGCGGCCGGCACGTTGTTCATCGGCAAGGCGGCGACGAAGACGGGGAACTGGTCGGGGTAGCGCGCGCAAATTTCGGCCATGCCGTCGTTGGCGACGCGCGCGAATTCCGGCGACTGATCGGGACCGCCCAGCATTTCGGGTGCGGGCTGGCTCAGCGTGAGCACCTGCACCACATCCGGAAACTTCTCAGCCAGCATCTGGGCGCGCGCTTCCAGGTCCCACAGCAGGCGCAGGCTGGCCATGCGCTTGACGATGCCCGCGTCCTTCGAGTGCGCCTTCACGAGCTCGAAGTACTTCGGCGGAAGCACGTGGTTGTAGATGTCGATCTTCTTGAACGCCGGCTTGCCGCCGGTCGATGGCGCTGTCATCTTCACTGTCTCCTGGGAGTTTTTTGGCTTTGCGCAATTTAGGTGCAACGGCGCTGCGGCGGAAGATCACAAAACGGCAGTGGCGATGCTCCAGGTGAATCACTTCAGCGCCGCGTCGGCGCACGCCTTGCGCCTAAGGGTAGAACCGGTGTTGCCGTCGATGCGCAAACAGGAAAATTCATCCCCTTCCGATACCCGAGATGAATCACCCGTCATGAAATTCAGCGCCGTCAGAGATTTCCTGGCCGTCGCCGAGCGCGGCGGCCTGCGTGCCGCCGGCCGGCACCTGAACGTGCCCCAGCCCGCCATCACCCGCAGCATCCACGAACTTGAGAAGGAACTGGGCGCGCCGCTGTTCGAGCGCACCCCCAAGGGCGTTCGCCTCACCGCCATCGGCGAGACCTTCCTGCGCCGGGCGACGGCCGTGCGCAACGAACTGCAGCGCGCGAAGGAGGAGATCGACCAACTGCGCGGCGAGACCCACGGCACGGTCACGATCTGCCTGTCGAGCGTGCCCCACCTGGCGCTGCTGCCGAATGCGCTGCGGCCATTTCGAGAGCGCTTCCCCAACGTGGACCTGCGCGTGATCGACGGCGTGTTTCCCACCGTCGAAGCAGCGCTCAAGGACGGCAGCGTGGACTTCTACATCGGTCCGCCCCCGGTGCAGCTTCCGGCCGAGCTGCAGATGGAGACGATGTTCGAGAACTCGCGCATCATCCTCGGACGCAAGGGGCATCCGCTGCGCAACGCGCGTTCGCTGCGCGAACTGGTCGATGCCGAATGGATCACGACATCGATCACGCACAAGGCCGAAGAAGAACTGGGCCCCCTTTTTGCCGAGCACGACCTGCCGCCGCCACGCCTGGCCATGCGCGCGCAGTCGTCGCAGACCTTTCTCGTGGCCATGGCCTATTCGGACATGCTCATGATGCTGCCGATCCAGTGGATCAAGTTCCCGCTCTGGAAAGACGTGCTGACACAGATCAAGGTGACCGAGGCGCTGCCCGCCCCGCCGATCTGCATCATCCAGCGCTCGGGCATGCCGCTCACGCCGGCCGCCGACTTCTTCCGCGTGGTCATGGAGCGGGCGGCGGGGCACATGGAATCGCTCACGAGCTGACGGTGGCCACGGTGGACCCTTACGGCTATCAAGCGATCACGACATCGGGCACTCGGCGTGGTACGAGTCGCGGTAGTCCTTCAAGGGCGTCGCAACGGTCTTCAGGCTCACGCGCCCCTTGGCGTCCTTCGCCACCTCGAAGGCATACCAGTTGCTGATCGGGAAGTTGTTGTTGTCGAAGCGCAGGGTGCCGCGCACCGACTTCGCACTGCCCGCCTTCAGCGCCGCCATGAAGGCCTTCTTGTCCGTGACGTTGCCCTTGACGCGCTCGATCGCCGCGTCGAGCAGCAGCGCCGAGTCGTAGCCCTGTGCGGCGAAGTTCGAGGGAATGCGGCCATGCCGTTTCTCGAAGGCCTCGACGAACTGGCGGCTCACCGCGTTATCGGTGTCGGGGGCCCAGAAATGCACCGCCTGCACGCCGAGCGCGGCATCCTTGAGTGCGGGCAACGTCGTGCCGTCCATCATGCCCACGGTCAGCAGCGGCACGGTCTTCAGCAGCCCGGCCTGCTGGTACTGGCGCGTGAAGTTGACAGCCTGTCCGCCGGGGATGAATGCGAACACGGCGTCGGGCTTGCTCGCCGCGATCGGCGCCAGCTCGGCCGCGAAGTCCGGCTGCGTGAGCCCCGGGTAGGCCTCGTCGAGCACTTGACCCTTGAAGTACTTCTTGAACCCACGGATCGCGTCCTTGCCGGCCTGATAGTTCGATGCCAGCAGCACCATGCGCTTATAGCCCTTGTCCTGCGCATACTTGCCGGCCGCCTCGGCCCAGCTGTCGTTCTGCCAGGAGGCGACGAACTGGTACGGCGAGCATTGCGCACCCGCCATCGGCGACGGCCCCGCGTTGGCACTAATGAGGAACACCTCCTTGCCGGTGACTTGCTTTTGCACCGCCATCATCACGTTGGATCCCGCGATGCCTGTGATGATCGGCACGTTGTCCTTCTCGATCAGTTTCTGCACGATCTGCACCGCCGCGTCGGGCTTGAACTGGTCGTCCTGCTTGAGGATCTGCACCGGGACGCCTCCGAGCTTGCCGGCGTTCTGTTCCACGCCGAGCATGAAGCCGTCGTACATGTCCTGCCCGAGCGTTCCGATCGGGCCTGAAAAGGTGTTGACGTAGCCGATCTTGATCGGCGCGGGTTGCGCGAGGACTGGGCCTTGCAGGCAGAGCGCGGATAACGCCAGCGCGAAGAATTTCTTGTCAAAACGGAGCATGGTGTTCCTGGGTCGGTGCTTGAATGATGGGGATGGCGCGCGGCGCGCTCACACGCCGACGTACTCGCTCAGAAGTTCGGGCTTGGCCTGCAACTGGGCCGAAGTGCCACCCCAGACGACGCGGCCCTTCGCGACGATGAAATGGCGGTCGGCCAGGCGCAGCAACGGTGCGATGTTCTTGTCGATGACGATCAGCGACAGCCCCGCTTCCTTGAGCCGCATCAGGCAACTCCAGATCTCACCGCGAATGAGCGGCGCCAGCCCCTCGGTGGCCTCGTCGAGGATCAGCAGGCGCGGGTTCGTCATGAGAGCGCGTCCGATGGCGAGCATCTGCTGCTCGCCGCCCGAGAGGTTGGCGCCAAGATTGCGCTCACGCTCCTTCAGGCGCGGAAACATCTCGCACACCCGATCCAGCGTCCACGGCGCTGCAACACCTCGCCGGTTGCTCGCGGTGGCGACCAGGTTCTCCCGCACTGTCAGGTTCGGGAAGATGTGCCGTCCTTCCGGCACCAGCCCGACCCCGGCCCGCGCCACGAGGTACGCCGCGCGGCCGGCGATGTCCTGCCCGCCGAGGCGGATGGCGCCGCGACGCGGCGCCATCATGCCCATGACGGTTTTCACGGTGGTCGATTTGCCCATGCCATTACGTCCGATCAGCGTCACCACCTCGCGCTCCCGGACCTCGAAGCTCAGGCCGAAGAGCGCCTGGCTCGGGCCGTAGCAGGTCTCGATGTTCTGCACCTCGAGCAATGTGCTCATACCGCCTCCGCTGTTGCGTCGCCGAGGTACGCTGCGCGCACCTCCTGGTTGTCGCGGATCTCGTCTGCGGTCCCGGTGGCGATGTGGCGCCCGCGCACGATGACCGTGATGCGGTCGGCCAGCGCGAAGACCGCGTCCATGTCGTGCTCGACGAGCACGATCGCGCAACTGCCGCGCAGCGTCTGCAGAAGCCGCACCATGTCGGCCGACTCGTGATGGCTCATGCCTGCCATGGGCTCGTCCAGCAGCATGACTCGGGGCCGCAGCGCCAGCGTCATCGCGATCTCGAGCTGACGGCGCGCACCGTGGGCGAGCGCGGAGACCCGGCGTTCCGCGCGGTCGGCCAGTCCCACCCGTGCGAGCAGATCGCGCGCCGGACGCACGAGCTCCTGGTCCTTCCACACAGGCTTCCAGAAAGCCATGCTGCGGCCGCTCGCACCCTGCACTGCAAGCATCACGTTCTGCAGCGCACTGAACTCCTGGAACACCGATGTGATCTGGTAGCTGCGCGCGATGCCCAGGCGCGCGCGGCGATCCACCGGCAAGTGGCGAACATCCGCGCCGTCGAACGCGATGCACCCGCCGTCCGAGGACATCTCGCCGCAGAGCTGGTTGATCAGCGTCGTCTTGCCGGCTCCGTTGGGACCGATCACCGCATGGATCTCGCCCGGCTGCACATCGAGGTCGAGCCCGTCCGTCACGGTGAAGCCACCGAAGCGCTTCACCAGACCGGTGACTTTCAGCCCCCTCGGGGCATGGAGAGGTTGCGCCGCGCTCATGTCCCCTCCCTTTCCTTGCGGCCGGCCAGCGAGCCATAGAGGCCGTCCTTGAGATTGATCGCCACCAGCACGACGACGATGCCGAGCAGACCGAGCCAGTGCTCGCGCAGGAACTCGTCGCCGCCCCACGGCAAGCCGATCGCCGCGGACGACAGCAGCTCCTCGAGCACCAGCCATGCCACCGCACCGACCACGGGACCGAGCAGCGTGCCCACGCCGCCGAACACCACCATGATGAGCAGTTCGCCGGAGACCGACCATTGCATGTATGACGGCGAGACGAAACTCGTGAGATTGGCCAGCAGCACGCCAGCGAGCACGCACACGAGTGCGGAAGCCACATAGGCGATGAGCTTGAAGCGCTGCGCTGGGAATCCCAGCGCGCGCATGCGCCGCTCGTTCGACTTGCAGCCGCGCAGTGCCATGCCGAAGCGCGAATCCACCACGCGAGAGACCGCGAACAGCGCCAGCATCAGCACGGCGAAGACTAGGTAGTAAAGCACTGTGGCGTTACCGATGTCGATGAAACCGAAGTCGCTGCGCGCCGGTAGCGCGTACCCGTCGTCGCCACCATAGGTCTTCAGGCTCACCGCCAGGAAATAGAGCATCTGCGCGAAGGCCAGCGTGATCATGATGAACGCGACACCACTCACCCGCAGGCACACCAGGCCCACGAGCGTGGCGACCAGCGCGCCGGCCGCAAGCGCAGCGGCGACGTGGACATAACCGTTGCCAACGCCGTGGTAAGACAGGATGCCCACCGCGTAGGCACCGATGCCCAGGTACATCGCGTGCCCGAAGCTCACGAGGCCGCCGTATCCCACGACGAGGTTCAGGCCCAGCGCGGCGAGCGCGTAGATCATCATGCGCGAGACGAGCGACACGTAGAACGATTCGCCGGCCAGCGAGGCTGCGAGCGGCACCGCGCCCAGCACGACAAACATTACAGCAACGAACACCCAGCGTTTGCCTTGCATGCCGGCAGCGCGCGCACGTCGCGGCGCGGGCAGCACATTGAGGGTGGGAATGTTCGGCTCAGCCATGGCGCACCGGAAAGAGTCCTGCGGGGCGCACTGCGAGCACCACCGCCATCAGGAGATAGATCAGCATCGATGCGATCGCGGGGCCGGCGGCCTGGGCCAGCGAGGTCTCGAGCATCTCGCGCAGCGCCATCGGCAGGAACGCGCGCCCCACCGTATCGACCGCACCGACGATCAGCGCACCATAAAAGGCACCGCGGATCGAGCCGATACCGCCCGTGATCAGCACCACCAGCGCGAGGATGAGCACCGGCTCGCCCATGCCCGGCTGCACCGAGATGATGGGTGCCGACATGAGCCCCGCGAGCCCTGCGAGCGCTGCGCCGGCCGCGAACACCAGCGCGTTGAGGCGGCCGATGTTCACGCCCAACGCAGAGACCATGGCCGCGTCAGAAGCGCCTGCGCGAATCAGCATGCCGATGCGCGTGCGGTGGATCACCACGTACAGAAGGAGGCCGACCGCCAGGCCGATCGCAATGATCGCGAACCGGTAGGCCGGATACGCCAGGCCGAACAGGTCGATGGTGCCGTCCAGCGCGGGCGGCACGTTCATGAAGATCGGCGCCTGGCCCCAGAAGACTCGAGCTGCCTCGTTGAAGAAAAGGATGATGCCGAAGGTCGCGAGCACTTGGTAGAGGTGGTCGCGTGCATAGAGCTTGGCAAGCACCATGCGCTCCACCGCCAAGCCCAGCAGCAGGGTGCCGGTCACGGCGGCCAAGGCAGCGAGCATGAAGGACTGCGTGCGCTCGAACACCGTCGCGGCCAGGTAGGCACCTGCCATGAACAGCGAGCCGTGCGCCAGGTTGATGCAATGCATGATGCCCAGCACCAGCGTGAGACCTGCGGAGAGCAAGAACAGCAGCACGCCGAGTTGGAAGCCGTTGAGGATCTGGGCGAGAAACAGCGCGCCCGTCATGCGCCGTCCCCGATGAGCGGGACTGCGCCCACGCGATCGCACTCG
This region of Variovorax sp. RKNM96 genomic DNA includes:
- a CDS encoding LysR substrate-binding domain-containing protein, which gives rise to MKFSAVRDFLAVAERGGLRAAGRHLNVPQPAITRSIHELEKELGAPLFERTPKGVRLTAIGETFLRRATAVRNELQRAKEEIDQLRGETHGTVTICLSSVPHLALLPNALRPFRERFPNVDLRVIDGVFPTVEAALKDGSVDFYIGPPPVQLPAELQMETMFENSRIILGRKGHPLRNARSLRELVDAEWITTSITHKAEEELGPLFAEHDLPPPRLAMRAQSSQTFLVAMAYSDMLMMLPIQWIKFPLWKDVLTQIKVTEALPAPPICIIQRSGMPLTPAADFFRVVMERAAGHMESLTS
- a CDS encoding branched-chain amino acid ABC transporter permease, which encodes MTGALFLAQILNGFQLGVLLFLLSAGLTLVLGIMHCINLAHGSLFMAGAYLAATVFERTQSFMLAALAAVTGTLLLGLAVERMVLAKLYARDHLYQVLATFGIILFFNEAARVFWGQAPIFMNVPPALDGTIDLFGLAYPAYRFAIIAIGLAVGLLLYVVIHRTRIGMLIRAGASDAAMVSALGVNIGRLNALVFAAGAALAGLAGLMSAPIISVQPGMGEPVLILALVVLITGGIGSIRGAFYGALIVGAVDTVGRAFLPMALREMLETSLAQAAGPAIASMLIYLLMAVVLAVRPAGLFPVRHG
- a CDS encoding ABC transporter ATP-binding protein, with the translated sequence MSAAQPLHAPRGLKVTGLVKRFGGFTVTDGLDLDVQPGEIHAVIGPNGAGKTTLINQLCGEMSSDGGCIAFDGADVRHLPVDRRARLGIARSYQITSVFQEFSALQNVMLAVQGASGRSMAFWKPVWKDQELVRPARDLLARVGLADRAERRVSALAHGARRQLEIAMTLALRPRVMLLDEPMAGMSHHESADMVRLLQTLRGSCAIVLVEHDMDAVFALADRITVIVRGRHIATGTADEIRDNQEVRAAYLGDATAEAV
- a CDS encoding amidohydrolase family protein; this translates as MTAPSTGGKPAFKKIDIYNHVLPPKYFELVKAHSKDAGIVKRMASLRLLWDLEARAQMLAEKFPDVVQVLTLSQPAPEMLGGPDQSPEFARVANDGMAEICARYPDQFPVFVAALPMNNVPAALKEMDRAINELGARGVQVVTNVNGRPLDNPEFFPIFEAMANRHRLPVWMHPFRPGTVSDYKDEERSKYEIWQVLGWPFETSVAMSRMVFSGMLEKLPDLRVITHHCGGMLPYFAGRAESLWAQLGSRSADGSEADVLKRLSKPPIDYFKMFYGDTVLGGSSSALRCGLEFFGVDHVVFASDCPFDPEGGPMFIREGIRSIENQGLSDEDCEKLYLGNALKLMRLARIGKQ
- a CDS encoding branched-chain amino acid ABC transporter permease; translated protein: MAEPNIPTLNVLPAPRRARAAGMQGKRWVFVAVMFVVLGAVPLAASLAGESFYVSLVSRMMIYALAALGLNLVVGYGGLVSFGHAMYLGIGAYAVGILSYHGVGNGYVHVAAALAAGALVATLVGLVCLRVSGVAFIMITLAFAQMLYFLAVSLKTYGGDDGYALPARSDFGFIDIGNATVLYYLVFAVLMLALFAVSRVVDSRFGMALRGCKSNERRMRALGFPAQRFKLIAYVASALVCVLAGVLLANLTSFVSPSYMQWSVSGELLIMVVFGGVGTLLGPVVGAVAWLVLEELLSSAAIGLPWGGDEFLREHWLGLLGIVVVLVAINLKDGLYGSLAGRKEREGT
- a CDS encoding ABC transporter ATP-binding protein, with protein sequence MSTLLEVQNIETCYGPSQALFGLSFEVREREVVTLIGRNGMGKSTTVKTVMGMMAPRRGAIRLGGQDIAGRAAYLVARAGVGLVPEGRHIFPNLTVRENLVATASNRRGVAAPWTLDRVCEMFPRLKERERNLGANLSGGEQQMLAIGRALMTNPRLLILDEATEGLAPLIRGEIWSCLMRLKEAGLSLIVIDKNIAPLLRLADRHFIVAKGRVVWGGTSAQLQAKPELLSEYVGV
- a CDS encoding ABC transporter substrate-binding protein, translating into MLRFDKKFFALALSALCLQGPVLAQPAPIKIGYVNTFSGPIGTLGQDMYDGFMLGVEQNAGKLGGVPVQILKQDDQFKPDAAVQIVQKLIEKDNVPIITGIAGSNVMMAVQKQVTGKEVFLISANAGPSPMAGAQCSPYQFVASWQNDSWAEAAGKYAQDKGYKRMVLLASNYQAGKDAIRGFKKYFKGQVLDEAYPGLTQPDFAAELAPIAASKPDAVFAFIPGGQAVNFTRQYQQAGLLKTVPLLTVGMMDGTTLPALKDAALGVQAVHFWAPDTDNAVSRQFVEAFEKRHGRIPSNFAAQGYDSALLLDAAIERVKGNVTDKKAFMAALKAGSAKSVRGTLRFDNNNFPISNWYAFEVAKDAKGRVSLKTVATPLKDYRDSYHAECPMS